Proteins from a genomic interval of Benincasa hispida cultivar B227 chromosome 7, ASM972705v1, whole genome shotgun sequence:
- the LOC120080980 gene encoding uncharacterized protein LOC120080980 has product MPKYAKFLKDMVSKKRSTGKFAMVALTQKSNTIIPPKIYEPGSFTIPCSIGGIYIGQALSNLGTSINLMPLSIFKQLNVVQLTPTTVTLQLADKSLVHHEGKLKDVLVTINKFILPADFIIRDYEADKDVPIILGQPFLSTGRA; this is encoded by the coding sequence ATGCCAAAATACGCcaagtttttgaaggatatGGTGTCAAAGAAAAGAAGCACAGGAAAGTTCGCTATGGTGGCATTGACGCAAAAATCAAAcactataatcccaccgaagataTACGAACCAGGCAGCTTtacgataccctgctcaattggagggATCTACATCGGTCAAGCACTAAGCAATCTTGGGACcagcataaatttaatgcccctttcaatcttcaaacagtTGAATGTGGTTCAATTGACCcccacgacggtgactcttCAGCTTGCAGACAAGTCTCTAGTACACCATGAAggaaagttgaaggatgtcttggttACAATCaataaattcattctaccggcagacttcatcattcgaGATTATGAGGCGGACAAAGATGTGCCAATCATATTAGGACAACCATTTTTATCTACTGGTCGTGcttaa